The stretch of DNA AACAGGTTATTTGGTCAATGAACAGGCCCAGCTTATTAAGAAAGGTTCTAATATTTTCAGGCAATCCTGTCAGgcaaaaacaaattttttaaattctcTGAATACAATTTTATAGTTCGGTATGACCAATTTTTTTTACCAAGTCTATATTTCTTCATTTTCTctttaatttcaaaataaaatatataacccAAGCCAGATAGATTTAAAACATGATGGGCTAATTTGATGTCAAACCAACAAAATAGAAAATCCAGCTAATTTCGTCTTCAATCCCCCCCACCCCAACCTAACACCCTTGAACATTCGCTATAGTGTCGTTTATCACTGAATGGAAGTTTCAAGTCATACCTCTGTTCCAGCAGCAAATTTTTCAAACTCAAACACACCCATAGGTCCGTTCCAGATGATTGTCTTGGTGGTATCTAAAGCTTCCCCAAATGATTTGATACTGTCAGGTCCGATATCCAAACCCATCCAGCCATCAGGGATCCCAGATGCTGGAACAAtcttaaaataacaaaaacaagaaACATTTTATTCCTCGAGTACAAATTGGTACAAATGCTCTTCAACTCCAACCATTTTCAATGTTAACTACCTACCAGAGCATAGAAACACTCGAAATTTAAGATAACAAAATGGTCGTTTTAATGGTAATTGTGTGAGTAAAGTACATAACTATCCTAGTGCAGATAAAAATAAATTCACATGCCACACAAAAATTGCCTACCTTGCTGTTGGCATCAGCAGCAAACTTGTCAGCAACAACCACATCAGAAGGTAGCAAGAGAGAAACCCCCTTTGCCTTGGCCTTCTCCATAAGTGAAGTTGCCAGATCAAGTttgtcttcctccacaagtgAGGACCCCACAGTATATCCTTGAGCTTTGTAGAAGGTAAAGATCATTCCTCCACCCAGTAAGAGAATGTCCACCTTTTGTAACAGTGACTCTATAACACTGATTTTGGTGGATACCTTTGAGCCGCCAACAATTGCGGCAAAAGGCTTCTTCGGGTTGGTCACAACCCCGACTAGATAGTCGAGCTCCTGAAAACAAAATCAAGTAGCGGGAATATAACTGGGTAATACTAGTACCATTTTAAAATAAGTATCACACAACAATTATGAGAAGGAATTGCTGCTTCTTAACCTGAATAGAATTCAGAGCATAAAATCACTAAACAAGTTTTTATTCCGACGGTAGACAGCATCAGACTGTTTGAAGAAACTATATTGAAAAGTAAACATTGAAATTAATGGTTCTATCAAAATATGGACAACAACATCAATACATCTAAACAGAGTTCACATGACACAAACCTTCTGCATTAGGAATCCAGCAACAGATGGTTCCAAATACTTGGCCACTCCCTCTGTTGAAGCGTGGGCTCTATGAGCAGTTCCAAATGCATCATTGACATACAAATCAGCTAGTGATGCAAGCTTCTTAGCAAACTCGGGATCattcttttcttcttctttgtaAAACCTAACGTTTTCCAGGAGAACAACACCTCCCTCAGGCAGTCCAGCTACCAACCTCTCAACTTCTTCACCAACACAGTCATTAGCCATCTTGACCtagaaataataattaaaaaaaagggGATCAGATAAGCAAAAAAACAACTTGCACAAGAAATAGATCGCCTTGTGAAACTTATGGGCCGACATACCTCGAGTCCAAGAAGTTCAGAGAGTCTAGGAACAAGAGGCTTCAAACTGTACTTTGGAGTCACGCCTTTTGGGCGCCCCTGAAACCCATGTAAATGCTATTTAATCACTTCATATCATAAAAGCATCTCTATGCAATAATTCCTAGCATCACCTCATTACACATTTTAGCATCAGGAGAACCTTCAAAACTTTTCTTCTATTTATCAATCTTTACAAGATATTCATATTGCAAAGCAATAACTCCATGGATAAGAATCTGTGAATCATTGATAAACTTCTAGAAGCAACACAAACAACGGACTCATCCCAACATTACAATCCTTATACACCATGTTTTTACCCCAGGGTGATGAGCACACAAAAAGTCACAAAaacttataaataaattatccaCCACTGATCTAATCAAAAAAAGAATTGAGGACCGcaactacaacaaaaatggcaTAAACTTCCAGGAGAAAAAAACTTGTACAACACACGTACGAGGTGGGAGCAGAGGATGACTTTGGCACCATGTGCAGTCAAGTACTTGACTGTGGGGACGGCAGCCCTAATCCTGGTATCATCGGTGATATTGAAGTTATCATCCAACGGCACGTTCAGATCCACTCTAACAAAAACTCTCTTTCCCTTCAGATCGGCTTCCTTCAAAGATCCCACGCTCTTCTTCGTCGCCATTTCTTCAATTCACACAACAAATCATTAA from Primulina eburnea isolate SZY01 chromosome 6, ASM2296580v1, whole genome shotgun sequence encodes:
- the LOC140834731 gene encoding phosphoglycerate kinase, cytosolic-like; this encodes MATKKSVGSLKEADLKGKRVFVRVDLNVPLDDNFNITDDTRIRAAVPTVKYLTAHGAKVILCSHLGRPKGVTPKYSLKPLVPRLSELLGLEVKMANDCVGEEVERLVAGLPEGGVVLLENVRFYKEEEKNDPEFAKKLASLADLYVNDAFGTAHRAHASTEGVAKYLEPSVAGFLMQKELDYLVGVVTNPKKPFAAIVGGSKVSTKISVIESLLQKVDILLLGGGMIFTFYKAQGYTVGSSLVEEDKLDLATSLMEKAKAKGVSLLLPSDVVVADKFAADANSKIVPASGIPDGWMGLDIGPDSIKSFGEALDTTKTIIWNGPMGVFEFEKFAAGTEAIAKKLAELSGKGVTTIIGGGDSVAAVEKVGLADKMRHISTGGGASLELLEGKMLPGVLALNDA